A region from the Anomaloglossus baeobatrachus isolate aAnoBae1 chromosome 11, aAnoBae1.hap1, whole genome shotgun sequence genome encodes:
- the LOC142256712 gene encoding IgGFc-binding protein-like — protein MDLKLLLCAWTFLYLGGFSASESPGTDFALVLMQNVLPIGGKPRLQLLLTSFFPNTIADIRMPRRSYSTVVSLPTGIPTPFDLPEEAELFGSARSNMTIRVLSNKPVSVVAINMLYSTGVTVVSPISDLGNEYYIMTPDSTPEGDLSQMAIVNGPKPSFVSILLTSMVHLDNATYLPGEQLNLTLAPWESVQLQSNESMTGSHLVSEEAVAVFTGLVCAGDPELCNHIYIQIPPTTAWGSNFILPPLRAPSLSHLAILSATDTIVKFLHGNDTTEMAVSPGMMERFEVDPTSPLLIHSPEKILVYLNFGKINSSIGSGVLYRLPPLEKACVAYAIISLEGYTNEVLLVVNVNAREGLELDHKPILGLEWESINETDLVYANLHLSDKGYHLVSDAGHDFGLATTGSGKLGFYVLPGICLNKGKIKWYIKVAALAKPCNVTRG, from the exons ATGGATCTCAAGCTGTTACTATGTGCCTGGACCTTCCTGTACCTTGGTG GCTTTTCTGCGTCTGAGAGCCCAGGCACGGATTTTGCCTTGGTTCTTATGCAGAATGTTCTCCCCATCGGTGGTAAACCACGTCTGCAGCTTCTCCTCACGTCTTTCTTCCCTAACACGATAGCGGACATCCGGATGCCCAGAAGATCTTACAGTACAGTAGTTTCTCTACCCACTGGGATTCCTACACCTTTCGATCTACCAGAAGAAGCTGAGCTTTTTGGTTCTGCCAGATCAAACATGACCATCCGTGTCCTATCCAACAAGCCGGTGTCTGTGGTGGCCATCAATATGCTTTATTCTACTGGTGTAACTGTTGTGTCTCCAATATCTGATTTGGGAAATGAATACTACATAATGACCCCAGACTCTACTCCAGAAGGTGACCTTAGCCAGATGGCGATAGTTAATGGCCCAAAACCAAGCTTTGTCTCCATCCTGTTGACTAGTATGGTCCACCTTGATAATGCCACTTACTTACCTGGTGAGCAACTCAATCTAACTCTTGCCCCTTGGGAATCTGTACAACTCCAGAGTAATGAAAGCATGACCGGTAGTCATCTTGTATCAGAAGAGGCTGTGGCCGTGTTTACTGGACTGGTTTGTGCCGGAGACCCAGAATTGTGCAACCATATATACATCCAGATTCCTCCAACTACTGCTTGGGGTTCAAACTTCATCCTTCCACCTCTGCGAGCACCAAGTCTTAGTCACCTAGCCATCCTGTCAGCTACTGACACCATAGTGAAATTTCTCCATGGAAATGACACAACAGAAATGGCAGTATCACCTGGGATGATGGAAAGATTTGAGGTTGACCCAACTAGCCCCCTACTCATCCACAGTCCTGAGAAAATCCTGGTTTACCTTAATTTTGGCAAAATCAATAGTTCAATTGGTTCTGGTGTTCTCTATCGTCTTCCACCATTGGAGAAGGCTTGTGTTGCATATGCAATAATATCCCTGGAGGGCTACACCAACGAAGTTCTCCTGGTTGTCAATGTAAATGCTCGGGAAGGGCTGGAATTGGACCATAAACCTATTCTTGGATTGGAATGGGAAAGTATTAACGAGACTGACCTTGTATATGCAAATCTTCATCTAAGTGATAAGGGCTACCACCTTGTATCGGATGCTGGACACGACTTTGGTTTGGCCACAACTGGTTCAGGAAAGCTGGGTTTTTATGTATTGCCTGGAATCTGCTTGAATAAAG GCAAGATCAAGTGGTACATCAAAGTAGCTGCTCTCGCAAAGCCTTGCAATGTGACTAGGGGGTAG
- the LOC142256346 gene encoding IgGFc-binding protein-like: MAWGNMQMLTFYGAHMLGSGFCQQILLYSEGDDLSLLPFSVERDPGSDVKVRLRVFGQLLEISTTQPGVVYVNDKKLHTPIILHDGNLTIGRHGLLATIVNASFGLRVIIGDNGFLHLQIARRYYPGVSGDCIAQGSKEMLASTGSRLLPPQLICEPMIEVHLQGCDATIVDDSRCQIMAESEIFQSCHLSLDPKPFIVSCQGEVCTGGSPCGSIELYALACGINGVHLMEWRNITNCGLQCPINSHYESCPSSCQASCSETQVFDCDASLCYETCLCNEGYELSVGSCVPEEECGCFWQGSYYPKEESFGQNCSQECHCNGSNMTCYLTEGCGVGYNCEQDGGVWSCEPLHSMLCSLYGDSHYITFDGQAYNFKGLCDSKMVGVCPKGTDLIDFEVQLVQNPVGATIDAVNVTVYGNTIMFSPDYKGKVNVDGTLVHTPYIVGTSLQVYRSFLDVLVLQTDFGLAVSFDWMKRLLIMVPHSYKSSLCGLCVSEVNSESPKASCEESCQGICANCSSDLFLEATSTCGLMKDPLGAFSVCNQKVDPQAYFEACVNDLCSGVFHCVPFYAYAAACWEASAEVGPWSSSINCGYECPPNSTYTRSQWCISDCQRTCEIGLPLPCALQCQEGCQCNTGYMLSGDTCVLQDDCGCSSDDQYWKRGDTFYDQQCENQCYCSESGIECKGTNCTSEEQCDNIMGVRACYPTSSTCSVLGRYYHTFDGLSYPVNKNCLYVMSIVTSADKVNFEVLLKRKMSGEVPSVQEAILKVYGYTIVLNLNNEGIEVNSNLTTLPMDLDNRIFGYGNGTDIILETDFGLNLTFDPSTVSLTIPLSYAGRVRGLCGNANTLADDDYDGLPVDKFLSSWRSYADNTACEETSANAPSDMLPFDANQYCKLILEPEGPFRDCHVAIDPQGFYNDCMSTENGDVDSVCDSVENYDKACKEAAVTVYSWKSETICQPDGPPVTTSTPAQSMPYRTDLGCLHDVVPATCRSLGKSTCLFQSSRHVTLFEDINSPIKCNLTLARGCRDDAALDSFSVSAHYEVIGDQRTDSLHVEVYGLNIVLPSNWENGVWVNNMPVGLSTCLIPGKLQIRQEGPDLILDAVNGLIITYNQNGLVHIHIPSGYQNYICGQCAERDPHDIRVKFTSEVSRNYSDNQCLISVTKEPWATDEDGVTSPSFCSLLLEKDGPFGKCHRILKPEHFYDSCQFHVCQELQTGGNGDSAACRALGEYVMMCQLHRVVIKPWRNESFCPYKCPSPAPYELCTKTCIRCENGKCTDHCLEGCNCGKGYYWNGVNCVRAVCPKKTSPVEPKPLDCDNDSISQGSCHFCRLGYQQISTFGNISSPLEGNGVYDVIRKCDSSAPQWLRVALSLQPQPVKLFIFYERNFITINSADVWVNGQLETLPITLDPELSMTKSADVMSLSLPGTFTISFSSAGELEIEVTESFSTELCGACAFGNLFPSHSPIFSLEAWRAEDLSW, from the exons ATGGCCTGGGGAAATATGCAGATGTTGACCTTCTATGGAGCCCATATGCTCGGATCTGGATTCTGTCAGCAAATCCTCCTTTATTCTGAAGGCGATGACTTGAGTCTGCTGCCATTTAGTGTGGAAAGAGACCCTGGTTCTGACGTGAAAGTACGACTAAGGGTGTTTGGCCAACTCTTGGAGATCTCCACTACACAGCCTGGAGTAGTCTAT GTCAATGACAAAAAGCTGCATACCCCAATAATACTTCATGATGGGAACCTGACTATTGGGCGTCATGGACTCTTGGCCACCATTGTGAATGCCTCCTTCGGTCTACGTGTTATAATTGGCGACAATGGTTTCCTCCACCTTCAAATTGCTCGACGTTACTACCCAGGTGTATCTGGAGACTGTATTGCCCAAGGCTCCAAGGAAATGTTGGCCTCAACTGGATCCAGACTTCTCCCCCCACAACTGATTTGTGAGCCCATGATTGAGGTGCACTTGCAAGGATGTGACGCTACGATAGTGGATGACTCGCGTTGTCAAATAATGGCTGAGTCTGAGATCTTTCAGTCTTGTCACTTGTCCTTGGATCCAAAACCATTCATCGTGAGCTGCCAAGGGGAAGTCTGCACTGGGGGCTCTCCATGTGGATCCATTGAGTTGTATGCTCTGGCTTGTGGTATTAATGGGGTCCACCTCATGGAATGGAGAAATATTACCAATTGTG GTCTACAGTGTCCCATCAACAGTCACTATGAAAGCTGTCCTTCAAGCTGCCAAGCCTCTTGTTCAGAAACCCAGGTCTTCGATTGTGATGCCAGCTTGTGCTATGAAACATGTCTATGTAATGAGGGCTACGAGCTCAGTGTTGGGAGCTGTGTCCCAGAAGAGGAATGTGGCTGCTTCTGGCAAGGAAGCTACTATCCGAAAGAAGAAAGCTTTGGCCAAAACTGCAGCCAGGAGTGTCACTGTAATGGAAGTAACATGACGTGCTACCTTACCGAAGGCTGCGGTGTGGGCTACAATTGTGAGCAGGATGGTGGTGTATGGTCCTGCGAACCATTGCACTCAATGTTATGTAGTCTATACGGAGACTCTCACTACATAACCTTTGATGGTCAAGCCTACAACTTCAAAGGGTTGTGTGACTCAAAAATGGTCGGTGTCTGTCCAAAGGGCACTGATCTGATTGATTTTGAGGTCCAATTAGTCCAAAATCCCGTGGGAGCAACCATCGACGCTGTGAATGTCACCGTATATGGAAACACTATAATGTTCAGCCCAGACTACAAGGGGAAAGTAAAT GTGGATGGCACTCTGGTTCATACTCCATACATAGTTGGTACCAGTCTTCAGGTCTACAGGAGTTTCCTCGATGTCTTGGTCCTGCAGACGGACTTTGGGTTGGCGGTTTCCTTTGACTGGATGAAACGTCTTCTGATCATGGTTCCGCACTCTTACAAGAGCTCACTGTGTGGACTCTGCGTTTCTGAGGTCAACTCGGAGTCACCCAAGGCTTCTTGTGAGGAGTCTTGTCAAGGCATTTGTGCTAATTGTTCCAGTGACCTTTTTCTTGAGGCCACCAGTACCTGTGGCTTAATGAAGGATCCTCTGGGAGCTTTTAGTGTCTGCAATCAAAAAGTTGACCCACAAGCTTATTTCGAGGCATGCGTTAATGATCTGTGCTCTGGTGTCTTCCATTGTGTGCCTTTTTATGCCTATGCTGCTGCATGTTGGGAAGCCAGTGCTGAGGTCGGCCCATGGTCATCTTCAATAAACTGTG GTTATGAATGTCCACCAAATTCCACTTATACAAGGTCCCAATGGTGCATTTCCGACTGTCAAAGGACTTGTGAGATTGGCCTTCCCTTACCATGTGCCCTCCAATGTCAAGAAGGTTGTCAATGCAATACAGGCTACATGCTCAGCGGGGACACGTGTGTTCTTCAAGATGACTGTGGATGCAGTTCAGATGACCAATACTGGAAACGTGgtgacaccttctatgatcaacagTGTGAAAACCAATGCTACTGTTCAGAAAGTGGGATTGAATGTAAAGGTACCAACTGCACCTCAGAAGAACAGTGCGACAACATCATGGGTGTCCGGGCTTGTTATCCTACATCGTCAACCTGCTCCGTGTTGGGCCGATACTATCACACCTTCGATGGCTTGAGTTATCCTGTAAACAAGAATTGTCTGTATGTGATGTCCATTGTCACCAGCGCTGATAAGGTCAACTTTGAAGTCCTCTTGAAAAGGAAAATGAGTGGGGAAGTGCCAAGTGTTCAAGAGGCCATCTTGAAAGTTTATGGCTATACCATAGTATTAAACCTGAACAATGAAGGAATTGAG GTCAACAGTAACCTGACAACTCTTCCCATGGACTTGGACAACCGAATCTTTGGCTATGGAAACGGCACGGACATCATTTTAGAAACGGACTTTGGTCTCAATTTAACCTTTGACCCGTCTACAGTTTCTCTTACAATCCCCCTGTCTTATGCAGGAAGGGTACGTGGGCTTTGTGGCAATGCAAACACACTGGCCGATGATGACTACGATGGCTTGCCCGTTGACAAATTCCTTTCTTCTTGGCGCTCCTATGCAGACAACACTGCTTGTGAAGAGACCTCAGCTAACGCCCCCTCTGATATGTTGCCATTTGATGCAAACCAGTACTGTAAGCTTATACTGGAACCTGAAGGCCCTTTCCGAGACTGTCATGTCGCCATTGATCCTCAAGGCTTCTATAATGACTGCATGTCTACTGAGAATGGAGACGTTGATTCAGTCTGTGACAGTGTAGAAAACTACGACAAGGCATGCAAGGAGGCTGCAGTGACTGTCTACTCATGGAAGAGCGAGACCATATGCC AACCTGATGGTCCTCCAGTCACAACAAGTACACCAGCTCAATCAATGCCCTATAGGACAGATCTAGGATGTCTTCATGATGTGGTCCCAGCAACCTGTCGGTCTTTGGGTAAAAGCACCTGTTTGTTCCAGTCTTCGAGGCACGTGACTTTGTTTGAGGACATTAACTCTCCCATAAAATGCAACTTGACTCTGGCCAGAGGCTGTCGTGACGATGCTGCCTTGGACTCGTTCTCAGTGTCTGCTCACTATGAGGTTATTGGGGATCAAAGAACAGACAGTCTTCATGTTGAGGTGTATGGGTTGAACATTGTCTTGCCGTCCAATTGGGAAAATGGTGTATGG GTCAACAACATGCCGGTTGGTCTCTCCACATGTCTCATTCCTGGCAAACTCCAGATAAGGCAAGAAGGTCCTGATTTAATTTTGGATGCCGTCAATGGTCTTATTATAACCTACAACCAGAATGGACTTGTCCATATTCACATCCCATCTGGTTACCAAAATTATATATGTGGTCAATGTGCTGAGAGGGATCCCCATGACATCAGGGTGAAGTTTACAAGCGAAGTATCAAGGAATTATTCGGATAACCAATGCCTTATTAGTGTAACTAAGGAGCCATGGGCCACTGACGAAGATGGCGTCACCAGCCCCAGCTTCTGTAGTCTGCTCCTGGAGAAGGATGGTCCATTTGGTAAATGCCATAGGATCCTCAAGCCTGAACATTTCTACGATTCGTGCCAGTTTCATGTGTGCCAAGAACTTCAAACCGGTGGAAATGGTGACTCTGCTGCCTGTCGTGCCCTGGGGGAGTACGTTATGATGTGTCAGCTACACCGTGTGGTCATCAAGCCCTGGAGAAACGAGAGCTTCTGTC CATATAAATGTCCTTCACCAGCACCCTACGAGCTCTGCACAAAAACCTGCATTCGGTGTGAAAATGGAAAATGCACGGACCACTGTCTGGAAGGCTGCAACTGTGGCAAAGGCTACTACTGGAATGGAGTGAACTGCGTTAGGGCTGTGTGTCCCAAG AAAACTTCTCCAGTTGAACCAAAGCCCCTGGACTGTGACAATGACTCAATATCGCAAGGAAGCTGCCACTTCTGTAGACTAGGTTACCAACAAATCTCCACATTTGGGAATATTTCAAGCCCCCTGGAAGGCAATGGTGTGTATGATGTAATAAGGAAGTGTGACTCGTCTGCTCCGCAATGGCTGAGGGTCGCTCTAAGTCTACAACCTCAACCCGTGAAGCTCTTCATCTTCTACGAACGGAACTTCATCACCATTAACTCTGCAGACGTTTGG GTGAATGGTCAACTGGAGACTCTTCCCATCACACTGGATCCAGAACTGTCAATGACTAAATCTGCCGACGTCATGAGTCTTAGCCTCCCTGGTACCTTCACCATTTCATTCAGCTCTGCTGGTGAGCTCGAGATTGAGGTGACGGAGTCCTTTTCGACAGAGCTGTGCGGGGCTTGTGCCTTTGGAAACCTGTTCCCGAGTCATAGTCCGATCTTCTCTCTGGAGGCTTGGCGAGCAGAAGACTTGTCATGGTAA